In Devosia litorisediminis, one genomic interval encodes:
- a CDS encoding peroxidase family protein — translation MQHGVKNFEVVAPRSRFYQGGFGRMFPDLKPWKPELAAETATALEQHMLDFANAKMTAADNEDTDSTLPAGYTYFGQFVDHDITLDVTPLSDAEVDPNRLHNFRTPRLDLDNVYGLGPDAQPYLYENVAGRIKLRVGSIGNRFRDLARLSRAEGESQTALIGDHRNDENAVVAQVQLAFIMAHNSLADAAFDLGLQGMAGFQAARNTLKWLYQWVVWNDYIARICQAEVHETALRHHPDAVGEAAWEAGYKHVFDWRNTPYMPLEFSVAAYRFGHSLVRDRYQTNVLHGFGSFIPIFAPNGATLMGFRALEADRVVQWDWFLPMTSSSNPFPQMTRKFDPRLAQALTHLPEDPERPGDSAKILNVLAARNLVRGVRMELPAGTAVAKALNVAPISLSDTEPDALWYYVLREAELDGGNCLGKVGSIIVAATFAGLLKGDPLSYFNIEPGWTPAKDTLLKSLQKKLSAANKSALNADAHIVPRPVGQPDWTFAAIIRLAGLPVQADDFAQQ, via the coding sequence ATGCAGCACGGTGTAAAAAATTTCGAAGTCGTCGCACCGCGATCGCGGTTTTATCAGGGCGGGTTTGGGCGGATGTTCCCCGATCTCAAGCCGTGGAAGCCAGAACTTGCGGCCGAGACAGCGACTGCTCTTGAGCAACACATGCTCGATTTCGCAAATGCGAAAATGACAGCCGCAGATAATGAAGACACGGACTCCACCCTGCCGGCCGGTTACACCTATTTCGGCCAGTTTGTTGATCACGACATCACGCTGGACGTCACGCCCCTCAGTGATGCGGAGGTCGACCCAAACAGGTTGCACAACTTCAGGACGCCGCGGCTCGATCTGGACAATGTTTATGGATTGGGGCCGGATGCTCAGCCTTATCTGTATGAAAACGTGGCAGGGCGGATCAAACTTCGCGTCGGCAGTATCGGCAACAGATTCAGGGATCTAGCGCGCCTTTCACGTGCAGAGGGCGAAAGTCAGACAGCGCTAATCGGGGATCACCGGAATGACGAGAATGCTGTGGTCGCGCAGGTGCAGTTGGCGTTCATCATGGCGCATAATAGTCTGGCCGACGCGGCTTTCGATCTGGGTCTGCAGGGAATGGCCGGGTTTCAGGCTGCACGCAACACGTTGAAATGGCTCTACCAGTGGGTGGTGTGGAACGACTATATCGCCCGCATCTGTCAGGCGGAGGTGCATGAAACCGCTCTAAGGCATCATCCAGACGCGGTTGGCGAGGCTGCGTGGGAAGCAGGCTATAAGCACGTCTTTGACTGGCGTAATACGCCATATATGCCGCTGGAATTTTCCGTCGCGGCCTATCGCTTCGGACACTCGCTGGTGAGAGACCGTTATCAGACCAACGTGCTGCATGGATTTGGCAGTTTCATACCGATCTTCGCGCCGAACGGCGCGACCTTGATGGGTTTCCGGGCACTGGAAGCAGATCGGGTGGTGCAATGGGACTGGTTCCTGCCGATGACCAGCTCCAGCAATCCATTTCCTCAAATGACGCGGAAATTTGACCCGCGGCTGGCTCAGGCCCTGACCCATCTGCCGGAGGACCCCGAGCGGCCAGGCGACAGTGCCAAGATACTCAACGTACTGGCAGCCCGCAATCTGGTGCGCGGCGTGCGTATGGAACTGCCGGCGGGCACAGCAGTTGCCAAGGCGCTTAATGTGGCGCCGATTTCCCTGTCGGACACCGAACCGGACGCTCTGTGGTACTATGTGCTGCGCGAGGCCGAACTCGATGGTGGGAATTGCCTGGGAAAAGTGGGTTCGATAATCGTCGCGGCGACATTTGCCGGGCTGCTCAAGGGTGATCCGCTATCGTATTTCAATATAGAGCCCGGGTGGACACCCGCCAAGGACACCCTGCTGAAATCGCTGCAGAAAAAGCTGAGCGCGGCCAATAAATCCGCATTGAATGCGGATGCGCACATTGTGCCGCGACCGGTGGGACAACCCGACTGGACATTCGCTGCGATCATTCGCCTGGCTGGGTTGCCGGTTCAGGCCGACGATTTCGCTCAGCAGTGA
- the rpe gene encoding ribulose-phosphate 3-epimerase, translating to MTTRPIRIAPSILSADFSRLGEEVAAIDAAGADYIHVDVMDGHFVPNISFGPLVMAAVRKVTTKPFDVHLMIAPVDLYIPAFAKAGADIITVHAEAGPHLHRTLQAIKAEGKKAGVAINPATPVSALDHVLEDIDLLLVMSVNPGFGGQSFIPETLNKLRQARALIGARPIDLEVDGGITADNARAAAEAGANVFVAGSSVYGGNDAATYAPRISAIRAAASTRLA from the coding sequence ATGACCACGCGCCCGATCCGTATCGCCCCCTCAATCCTGTCAGCTGATTTCAGCCGCCTGGGTGAGGAAGTGGCGGCCATTGATGCGGCGGGAGCTGACTACATCCATGTCGATGTGATGGATGGTCACTTTGTCCCCAATATCAGCTTTGGCCCACTGGTCATGGCCGCGGTGCGCAAGGTGACGACCAAACCTTTTGACGTACACCTGATGATCGCGCCGGTGGACCTATATATCCCGGCCTTCGCCAAAGCTGGCGCCGACATCATCACCGTCCATGCCGAAGCCGGCCCGCATCTGCATCGCACGCTCCAGGCCATCAAGGCCGAGGGCAAGAAGGCCGGTGTGGCGATCAACCCGGCAACGCCTGTTTCAGCGCTTGATCATGTGCTCGAAGACATCGATCTGCTGCTGGTGATGTCGGTCAATCCTGGCTTTGGTGGGCAGAGCTTTATTCCCGAGACGCTCAACAAGCTGCGCCAGGCCCGCGCCTTGATCGGTGCGCGCCCCATTGATCTTGAAGTCGATGGCGGCATCACCGCCGACAATGCCCGCGCCGCAGCCGAAGCAGGCGCCAACGTCTTTGTCGCAGGCTCCTCCGTCTATGGCGGCAATGATGCTGCCACCTACGCTCCCCGCATTTCCGCCATTCGCGCGGCGGCCTCTACCCGCCTCGCCTGA
- a CDS encoding UdgX family uracil-DNA binding protein (This protein belongs to the uracil DNA glycosylase superfamily, members of which act in excision repair of DNA. However, it belongs more specifically to UdgX branch, whose founding member was found to bind uracil in DNA (where it does not belong), without cleaving it, appears to promote DNA repair by a pathway involving RecA, rather than base excision.): MQLVHLHALNDFDEWRLAARCLLRAGLEPDEVVWRDPYAEPELFETADPLPDGNRPVNAVPPAFLALAQTVVSHSDPQRFALLYSVLWRLQRDRHVLDLATDVDVARLNKMASAVRRDSHKMKAFVRFKTVADDSGIARFAAWFEPDHFSLEITAPFFARRFDGMNWAIVTPYRSAAWDGNQLTFGEGGSKADVPSEDAVEDDWKTYFSSIFNPARLKVAMMKSEMPVKYWRNLPEAELIAPLIRGARESVQQMIERNASQPPSRHLRKLERLPEPGAPFAPLTTLADARAAVQNCQRCPLHEHATQAVFGHGPERGQLMFVGEQPGDHEDLAGQPFVGPAGKVLDAALIKVGIDRDRVYLTNAVKHFKFIPRGKRRIHQRPDGGEVQACKFWLDLEIAQVRPRIIVALGATAAQSLLGKPVTISALRGAPIPMTDGTILFVTNHPSYLLRIADQAARETERLKFETDLDMVRSAAEHLSPALDTA, from the coding sequence ATGCAGTTGGTTCACCTGCATGCGCTCAACGACTTCGACGAGTGGCGTTTGGCGGCGCGGTGCCTATTGCGCGCCGGACTAGAGCCAGATGAAGTGGTATGGCGCGATCCTTATGCCGAACCGGAACTCTTCGAGACAGCGGATCCGCTTCCTGATGGCAATCGGCCAGTCAATGCAGTCCCGCCGGCTTTCCTCGCGTTGGCGCAGACTGTTGTCAGCCACTCAGACCCGCAGCGCTTTGCCCTGCTCTACAGCGTTCTATGGCGGCTGCAGCGCGATCGTCATGTTCTCGATCTGGCCACCGATGTCGATGTGGCACGGCTGAACAAAATGGCGAGCGCAGTGCGCCGCGACAGTCACAAGATGAAGGCCTTTGTTCGCTTCAAAACCGTTGCGGACGATAGCGGCATTGCGCGGTTCGCGGCTTGGTTCGAACCCGACCATTTCAGCCTTGAGATAACGGCCCCCTTCTTCGCTCGCCGATTTGACGGCATGAACTGGGCGATCGTCACGCCTTATCGGTCTGCCGCCTGGGACGGTAATCAGCTGACTTTCGGCGAGGGTGGCAGCAAGGCGGACGTGCCTAGCGAGGACGCCGTAGAGGATGACTGGAAGACCTATTTCAGTTCGATCTTCAACCCCGCCCGGCTCAAGGTTGCCATGATGAAATCGGAGATGCCCGTCAAATACTGGCGCAATCTGCCCGAAGCCGAACTCATTGCCCCACTGATACGGGGCGCCAGAGAGTCGGTGCAGCAGATGATCGAACGAAACGCCAGCCAGCCACCGTCTCGCCATCTCCGGAAACTGGAAAGGTTACCTGAGCCAGGCGCCCCGTTTGCGCCGCTCACCACCCTCGCCGACGCCCGGGCCGCGGTGCAGAACTGCCAGCGCTGCCCGCTCCACGAGCACGCGACACAAGCCGTGTTTGGCCATGGCCCCGAACGGGGCCAGTTGATGTTTGTAGGCGAACAGCCAGGCGACCACGAGGATCTGGCCGGCCAACCGTTTGTGGGACCAGCGGGCAAGGTGCTCGACGCTGCGCTCATCAAGGTCGGTATTGACCGTGACCGCGTCTACCTCACCAATGCCGTCAAACACTTCAAGTTTATCCCACGCGGCAAGCGGCGTATCCATCAGCGTCCCGACGGCGGGGAAGTTCAGGCGTGCAAGTTCTGGCTCGATCTGGAGATCGCACAAGTCAGACCCAGAATCATCGTCGCCCTGGGCGCAACGGCCGCACAGAGTTTGCTTGGCAAGCCGGTGACGATCTCGGCATTGCGCGGCGCGCCTATCCCCATGACAGACGGAACCATCCTTTTTGTGACCAACCACCCATCCTATCTGCTGCGCATTGCCGACCAGGCGGCTCGCGAGACCGAGCGTCTCAAGTTCGAAACCGATCTCGACATGGTTCGCAGCGCCGCCGAACATTTGTCCCCTGCGCTCGACACTGCCTAG
- a CDS encoding DUF1476 domain-containing protein encodes MSQFEDRAKGQEAKYAFDAETKFKAEARRNKLLGIWAAELLGLTGDAATGYAAEVVAADFEEAGDEDVFRKVSGDLKAKNIAVGDDVIRAKMLQLAQLANEQVAAEG; translated from the coding sequence ATGAGCCAGTTTGAAGATCGGGCGAAGGGGCAGGAAGCCAAGTATGCCTTTGACGCCGAGACCAAGTTCAAGGCGGAAGCCCGCCGCAACAAGCTGCTGGGTATCTGGGCCGCAGAACTGCTGGGCCTGACCGGCGATGCTGCCACCGGCTATGCCGCTGAAGTTGTCGCAGCTGATTTTGAAGAAGCCGGCGATGAAGACGTGTTCCGCAAAGTGTCGGGCGACCTCAAGGCCAAGAACATTGCCGTTGGTGACGACGTGATTCGTGCCAAGATGCTGCAGTTGGCCCAGCTCGCCAACGAGCAGGTCGCTGCCGAGGGCTGA
- the purB gene encoding adenylosuccinate lyase → MIPRYSRPEMVSIWSAETRFAIWFEIEAHATSKLAELGVVPKESAENIWKVMNARKAEHGDYGFDVARIDEIERTTKHDVIAFLTHLSELVGPDARFVHQGMTSSDILDTTLSVQMARAADLLIADIDALLAALKRRAYEHKDTITIGRSHGIHAEPTTFGVKLAEAYAEFSRNRARLVAARAEIATCAISGAIGSFANIDPQVEEYVAEKLGLSIEPVSTQVIPRDRHAMFFATLGVVASSVERVAVEIRHLQRTEVLEAEEFFSPGQKGSSAMPHKRNPVLTENLTGLARLVRGMVTPALENVALWHERDISHSSVERMIGPDATVTLDFALGRLTGVIDKLVVYPENMRKNLDLLGGLHNSQRMLLALTQAGYSREDSYAAVQRNAMKVWEMRGDRAGQFAQNLKEDPQVTLSDAQIDAMFDDAYHLKHVDTIFARVFGTGKD, encoded by the coding sequence ATGATCCCGCGCTATTCTCGCCCCGAAATGGTGTCCATCTGGTCCGCTGAGACCCGCTTCGCCATCTGGTTCGAGATCGAAGCGCACGCCACTTCCAAGCTGGCAGAACTGGGTGTGGTGCCCAAGGAGTCGGCGGAAAACATCTGGAAGGTGATGAACGCCCGCAAGGCCGAGCACGGCGATTACGGCTTTGATGTCGCCCGCATCGACGAGATCGAGCGCACCACAAAGCACGACGTCATCGCCTTTCTGACCCATCTTAGCGAACTGGTCGGCCCAGACGCTCGCTTTGTGCACCAGGGCATGACCTCTTCGGACATTCTGGACACCACGCTGTCTGTGCAGATGGCCCGCGCTGCCGATCTGCTGATCGCTGATATCGATGCACTGCTCGCCGCGCTTAAGCGTCGTGCCTATGAGCACAAGGACACCATCACCATTGGCCGCAGCCACGGCATCCATGCTGAGCCAACTACGTTTGGCGTCAAGCTGGCCGAAGCCTACGCCGAATTCTCGCGCAACCGCGCCCGTCTGGTCGCTGCCCGCGCCGAAATCGCCACCTGCGCCATTTCCGGTGCCATTGGCAGCTTTGCCAATATCGACCCGCAGGTCGAAGAATATGTTGCCGAAAAGCTGGGCCTGAGCATTGAGCCGGTCTCCACGCAAGTGATCCCGCGCGACCGCCACGCCATGTTTTTCGCCACGCTGGGCGTTGTCGCCAGCTCGGTCGAGCGCGTTGCCGTTGAAATCCGCCACCTCCAGCGCACCGAAGTGCTCGAAGCCGAGGAGTTTTTCTCCCCCGGCCAAAAGGGTTCTTCGGCCATGCCGCACAAACGCAACCCGGTACTGACCGAAAACCTGACCGGTCTCGCCCGCCTGGTGCGCGGCATGGTCACCCCCGCGCTGGAAAACGTCGCTCTCTGGCATGAGCGTGATATCTCGCACTCCTCGGTTGAGCGCATGATTGGTCCCGATGCCACGGTGACGCTGGACTTTGCCTTGGGTCGCCTCACCGGTGTTATCGACAAACTGGTGGTCTATCCGGAAAACATGCGCAAGAACCTCGACCTGCTTGGCGGCCTGCACAATTCCCAGCGCATGCTGCTGGCCCTGACACAGGCCGGCTACTCACGCGAAGACAGCTATGCCGCCGTCCAGCGCAATGCCATGAAGGTTTGGGAAATGCGCGGCGATCGCGCTGGTCAGTTTGCCCAGAACCTCAAGGAAGACCCGCAAGTGACTCTGAGTGATGCGCAAATCGATGCCATGTTCGATGACGCCTATCACCTCAAGCACGTCGACACGATCTTCGCCCGGGTGTTCGGCACCGGCAAGGACTGA
- a CDS encoding putative DNA modification/repair radical SAM protein: MAALTMRRKLAILSDAAKYDASCASSGTEKRSSAGTGGIGSTEGSGICHSYAPDGRCISLLKILLTNFCVYDCIYCVNRSSSNVPRARFTVEEVVRLTLDFYKRNYIEGLFLSSGIIRSPDYTMEELVRVARSLRQDHHFAGYIHLKVIPNATPELLAEAGLWADRLSTNIEMPTDLGLEALAPEKRPAEIRTAMARVRGKLDEAAPDSKAKAKPRKFAPAGQSTQMIVGADAADDGAILHRAAGLYSGYKLRRVYYSAFSPIPDASARLPLKAPPVMREHRLYQADWLIRFYGFDVPEIISGGHDGLLDLDIDPKLAWALRNRALFPVDVNRADCEMLLRVPGLGTRSVDRILVTRRHHRLRLDDVARIAGSIDKVRPFIEAADWSPGHLTDDSKLRARLVPPPQQLSLF, translated from the coding sequence ATGGCTGCGCTCACCATGCGCCGAAAGTTGGCAATACTCTCTGACGCCGCGAAATATGACGCATCCTGTGCATCAAGCGGTACCGAGAAGCGCAGTAGCGCGGGCACGGGCGGCATTGGCTCAACTGAAGGCAGCGGTATTTGCCATTCCTATGCACCAGATGGTCGCTGCATCAGCCTGCTCAAGATATTGCTGACCAATTTTTGTGTTTATGACTGCATCTATTGCGTGAATCGTTCCTCGTCCAACGTCCCGCGTGCACGCTTCACTGTTGAAGAAGTTGTCCGACTGACGTTGGACTTTTACAAGCGAAACTACATCGAAGGCCTGTTCCTGTCCTCGGGCATAATCCGCTCGCCGGATTATACAATGGAAGAACTGGTACGCGTGGCGCGGAGCCTGCGGCAGGATCACCACTTCGCCGGCTACATCCACCTCAAGGTCATCCCCAACGCTACGCCCGAATTACTGGCGGAGGCAGGACTATGGGCGGATCGGCTCTCGACCAACATTGAAATGCCAACCGATCTGGGGCTCGAAGCTTTGGCACCTGAGAAACGGCCCGCCGAAATCCGTACGGCTATGGCACGTGTGCGTGGCAAGCTGGATGAGGCTGCGCCCGACAGCAAGGCCAAGGCGAAACCACGCAAATTCGCCCCGGCCGGACAATCAACACAGATGATTGTAGGCGCCGACGCCGCCGATGACGGGGCGATCCTGCATCGCGCTGCAGGTCTCTATTCCGGCTACAAATTGCGTCGCGTCTACTATTCGGCATTTTCACCAATCCCCGACGCCAGCGCTCGCCTGCCGCTCAAGGCGCCGCCCGTGATGCGAGAGCATCGCCTGTATCAGGCGGACTGGTTGATCCGCTTTTATGGGTTTGATGTCCCGGAGATCATTTCTGGCGGCCACGATGGCCTGCTCGATCTTGATATCGATCCCAAGCTTGCCTGGGCTCTGCGCAACCGCGCCCTGTTTCCCGTTGACGTGAACCGCGCCGACTGCGAGATGCTATTGCGCGTACCCGGACTGGGTACGCGCAGCGTCGATCGTATCCTTGTGACCCGCCGTCACCACCGCCTGCGGCTGGACGACGTGGCGCGCATCGCAGGTTCAATCGATAAGGTGCGCCCGTTTATCGAGGCGGCTGATTGGTCCCCCGGCCACTTGACCGATGACAGCAAACTGCGCGCGCGACTGGTGCCACCGCCACAGCAATTGAGCCTGTTCTGA
- a CDS encoding DUF2200 domain-containing protein: MSSHRIYAVSVASVYPLYRAKAEKKGRSKAEVDQIICWLTGHSQTSLDEELARATSFEDFFAQAPRMNPARTLITGVVCGVRVEEVAEPTMREIRYLDKLIDELAKGKAMDKILRQKASYP; the protein is encoded by the coding sequence ATGAGCAGCCACCGCATCTATGCCGTCAGCGTCGCCAGCGTCTATCCGCTCTACCGCGCCAAGGCGGAAAAGAAGGGTCGCAGCAAGGCGGAAGTCGATCAGATCATCTGCTGGCTGACCGGCCACAGCCAGACATCGCTCGACGAAGAGTTGGCGCGCGCAACCAGCTTTGAGGATTTTTTCGCCCAAGCGCCGCGGATGAACCCCGCCCGCACCCTGATTACCGGCGTGGTCTGCGGGGTACGCGTCGAAGAAGTCGCCGAGCCCACCATGCGCGAGATCCGCTATCTCGACAAACTGATAGACGAGCTGGCCAAGGGGAAGGCAATGGACAAAATTCTGCGCCAAAAGGCATCTTACCCCTAA
- a CDS encoding GNAT family N-acetyltransferase — MSGTLTPALANTTPVAPDMAPQPVPVADAHGAISVVVSHDLAEVEAVWRELTDKAIESPGQSFDFIRAWVAHRKIASADQRYVVGRVDGAAVALLPLHRKRVHGLPIMTWFPGANAGCYAPVADYDRLAALGSAGRCALWTEMTSALDGADVVYLRSIPTEVGGHQGLFDELGATLAVETLYRSQYGSWEECDKLQRNKSRRKHDRQQGDRLTAMGAVSFAEINNGDDTQDAIETMFRQRSARFKAQGIRDTFVQDGLISFYHDLAAAGSGVDVRLHVLRLDDQIVAVRYNVVHNERMFCLISSMSDDVAIQNGSPGKQCLLRVMQSVFDNGTAVFDMGSGFTDEKRHWCNVQIPLQQHYIGLTRQGALIVKAHQIFQKTRARIKASKRLKSAFRSGRQLFERLSGAVRPTGSAGSSD, encoded by the coding sequence ATGAGTGGAACCCTGACGCCAGCGCTGGCAAATACGACACCGGTAGCACCAGATATGGCGCCGCAACCGGTGCCTGTCGCCGACGCGCATGGCGCGATCAGTGTGGTGGTGAGCCACGATCTGGCTGAAGTCGAAGCGGTCTGGCGCGAATTGACCGACAAGGCCATCGAGTCGCCCGGTCAAAGTTTTGATTTCATTCGCGCCTGGGTGGCGCATCGCAAGATAGCATCGGCCGACCAGCGCTACGTCGTGGGCCGTGTCGATGGGGCGGCGGTAGCGCTGTTGCCCCTGCATCGCAAGCGGGTGCATGGCCTGCCAATCATGACCTGGTTTCCCGGCGCCAATGCGGGGTGCTACGCTCCGGTGGCTGATTACGACAGGCTTGCGGCCTTAGGATCGGCGGGTCGCTGCGCGCTGTGGACCGAGATGACGAGCGCCCTGGATGGTGCCGATGTGGTCTATCTGCGGTCGATCCCCACCGAGGTGGGAGGGCACCAGGGCCTGTTTGATGAATTGGGTGCCACCCTGGCGGTGGAAACGCTTTACCGTAGCCAATATGGCAGCTGGGAAGAGTGCGACAAGCTGCAGCGCAACAAGTCGCGGCGCAAGCATGACCGGCAGCAGGGCGACCGTCTCACGGCGATGGGGGCGGTCAGCTTCGCCGAGATCAACAATGGCGACGATACCCAAGACGCGATTGAGACCATGTTCCGGCAGCGCTCGGCGCGTTTCAAGGCACAGGGAATTCGCGATACTTTCGTGCAGGATGGTCTGATCAGCTTTTACCACGATCTGGCAGCGGCCGGATCGGGCGTCGATGTGCGGTTGCATGTGCTCCGGTTGGACGACCAGATCGTCGCTGTGCGTTACAATGTGGTGCACAATGAGCGTATGTTCTGCCTGATTTCCTCGATGAGTGACGACGTGGCAATCCAGAATGGCTCCCCGGGCAAGCAGTGCCTGTTGCGGGTGATGCAATCGGTGTTCGACAATGGTACCGCTGTATTTGATATGGGCAGCGGCTTTACCGACGAGAAGCGCCATTGGTGCAATGTGCAGATCCCATTGCAGCAGCACTATATCGGCTTAACCCGACAAGGTGCCCTGATCGTCAAGGCGCATCAGATTTTCCAGAAGACGCGTGCTCGCATTAAGGCAAGCAAACGCCTCAAGTCGGCTTTCCGAAGCGGTCGGCAGCTTTTTGAGCGGCTCAGCGGCGCAGTCCGACCGACCGGTTCGGCAGGTAGCTCAGATTAA
- a CDS encoding RBBP9/YdeN family alpha/beta hydrolase: MKLADCDILILPGLGNVADGHWQLRWAERMGTAAIVEQADWDEPDLDDWVATIDQACRLTARPVVLVAHSLAVIAVAQAGTRLPDNVHGAFLVAPPDIELSSAAPEAMHAFRPIQRDPLPFPSMLVTSNNDPLCTVDRAVEFATCWGSDFHQAGDAGHINLDSGHGPWPEGLLMFTRLMQRL, encoded by the coding sequence ATGAAGCTCGCGGATTGCGATATCCTCATCCTGCCCGGTTTGGGCAATGTGGCAGACGGCCACTGGCAGTTGCGCTGGGCCGAACGCATGGGCACTGCCGCCATCGTGGAACAGGCCGACTGGGATGAGCCGGACCTGGATGACTGGGTCGCTACTATTGATCAGGCATGCCGCCTGACGGCGCGACCTGTCGTGCTGGTGGCACACTCTCTGGCGGTTATTGCTGTGGCTCAGGCTGGCACCCGCCTGCCCGACAACGTGCATGGGGCGTTTCTGGTGGCGCCACCCGATATTGAACTTAGTTCTGCCGCACCCGAGGCCATGCATGCCTTCCGCCCCATCCAGCGCGACCCGCTGCCCTTTCCCTCAATGTTGGTGACATCCAACAACGACCCCCTCTGCACAGTCGATCGCGCCGTTGAATTTGCCACCTGCTGGGGCTCCGATTTTCATCAGGCAGGCGACGCAGGACACATCAATCTGGACTCCGGTCATGGTCCCTGGCCTGAGGGTTTGCTGATGTTTACCCGTCTGATGCAGCGGCTGTGA
- the radC gene encoding RadC family protein: MMSDRPDEFAEAGFPALNAAPDDHAGHRQRVRERFLKIGGDALEDYELLELALQLAIPRRDTKALAKTLLREFGSFSGVFNASHARLAKIKGLGDTTIAHIKVIQAVAARFGRDRIDAEQPILSSWSQLIEYCSSQMAYESIEQFRILFLDKKNRLIADEVQQTGTVDHTPVYPREVIRRSLELSATALILVHNHPSGDPAPSSADVRMTKEIHDIAKPLGITLHDHIIIGKTGHASLRGLKLI; this comes from the coding sequence ATGATGAGCGACCGGCCCGACGAATTCGCCGAGGCCGGTTTCCCAGCGCTCAACGCTGCTCCCGATGATCATGCTGGCCATCGCCAACGCGTTCGTGAGCGCTTTCTGAAAATCGGCGGCGACGCGCTCGAAGATTACGAACTGCTCGAGCTTGCCCTGCAATTGGCGATCCCCCGGCGTGACACCAAGGCGCTGGCCAAGACGTTATTGCGGGAGTTTGGCTCCTTTTCAGGCGTGTTCAACGCCAGCCACGCGCGCTTGGCCAAGATCAAGGGGCTGGGCGATACCACCATTGCCCATATCAAGGTTATCCAGGCAGTCGCGGCACGCTTTGGCCGTGACAGGATTGATGCCGAGCAGCCTATCCTGTCGTCCTGGTCGCAACTGATTGAATACTGCTCAAGCCAGATGGCTTACGAATCCATCGAGCAGTTCCGAATTCTGTTTCTGGACAAGAAAAACCGGCTGATTGCCGACGAAGTGCAGCAGACCGGCACGGTTGACCACACACCAGTTTACCCCCGCGAGGTGATCAGGCGGTCGCTGGAGTTGTCAGCCACGGCATTGATTCTGGTACATAACCACCCATCGGGCGACCCCGCGCCATCATCTGCCGATGTGCGGATGACCAAGGAAATCCACGACATCGCCAAGCCACTAGGCATTACGCTGCATGATCACATCATTATTGGCAAAACCGGGCACGCGTCGCTACGTGGGCTCAAATTAATCTGA
- a CDS encoding cytochrome c biogenesis CcdA family protein has translation MEFSLPLVFGAGVLSFLSPCVLPLVPPYLTYMSGASFDQLRDEGTSAGALQRRVAFTSLFFILGFTVVFVALGATATAFGQAFRQLLPILTPIAGVLIIAMGLHFLGVYRIGLLDRQMRHQGPGVASGPLGGFLLGLAFAIGWTPCIGPVLAAVLSVAASKSTAWEGAGLLGIYSLGLGVPFFLAGIAVGPFLAFFQGFKRHLHIVERVMGGLLVLTGVLFLTGNFTRLSYWFLDTFPVLANFG, from the coding sequence TTGGAATTTTCTTTGCCTCTGGTGTTTGGCGCGGGCGTGCTGAGCTTTCTGTCGCCGTGCGTGCTGCCGCTGGTGCCGCCCTATCTGACCTATATGAGCGGCGCGAGCTTTGATCAGTTGCGCGATGAAGGCACCAGTGCTGGGGCATTGCAGCGCCGCGTGGCGTTCACATCGCTGTTCTTCATTCTGGGTTTCACCGTGGTGTTTGTCGCGTTGGGTGCCACAGCGACGGCGTTTGGTCAGGCATTTCGTCAGTTACTCCCCATCCTGACACCGATTGCGGGTGTGCTGATCATTGCAATGGGGCTGCATTTCCTAGGTGTTTATCGCATTGGACTGCTTGATCGGCAGATGCGCCATCAAGGCCCTGGCGTGGCGAGCGGGCCGCTGGGCGGGTTTCTGCTTGGTCTTGCCTTTGCCATTGGCTGGACGCCCTGCATCGGGCCCGTGCTGGCGGCGGTGCTGAGCGTTGCTGCGAGCAAGTCAACTGCTTGGGAGGGCGCGGGACTGCTGGGCATTTATTCGCTGGGACTGGGTGTGCCATTCTTTCTGGCGGGCATAGCGGTGGGGCCGTTCCTCGCTTTCTTCCAGGGTTTCAAACGACATCTGCACATTGTTGAACGGGTGATGGGCGGTCTGCTGGTGCTGACAGGCGTGCTGTTCCTGACGGGCAATTTCACTCGGCTATCCTACTGGTTCCTCGATACATTCCCGGTGCTGGCCAATTTTGGTTAA